A segment of the Candidatus Protochlamydia naegleriophila genome:
GCTTAGGAGGCAACCGCTCTATCCACCTGAGCTACGAGAACATAAGATGGGCCCAGCCGTTTGGCCAAGCAAATGAATTGATTAATTAGATTATCGAATAGAGATGTTTCTCTCAAGGCTTTTTGCGTTAAGTTCTCGTATTGTTAGAATATTAACGAAGATAGATTGTAGTGTTTCAAAGGGTGTCTACGCTCCCAGATACGAAAATTCTTCCGCTATCCAGAGCTGAAATACTTAGAATAATTTGTCCGTTTACATACTCAAAATTAGCTCGTTTGATCATGTCTTGGAATTTGCTCGATGGTAAAACCGGAAACATGACTTTTCACCGATTTTTAAATTTGCTGCATCGCAAACTACTTGCCAGCCTTCTGCAAAGCGGGCGATAAGCAAGGGGCAGTAGCCTTAATGGTTCTCTAGCGGAAATTTATGGATTGGGTGATCCAAATTAACGCAATTTCCGATCTGACTAGGATGCAAAATCATTTATAAAATTATTTTTAATGTGTTATGGCTATAGCTCACCATTATCAGGAACAGCCATGAGTTTGTGGAGAACCAAGTCGTTAGAGTTTTTGACTGAAGAGGCCAATAGCGGCGATCAAAAACTTGAGCGCAAGCTTGGCGCCTTCAGCCTTATTTTATTGGGTGTTGGGGCCATCATCGGTGCCGGACTCTTTTCGATCACTGGCATTGCAGCGGCCGAAAATGCAGGCCCTGCCATCGTTCTTTCCTTCCTCTTGGCATCGCTTGGATGTGTCTTTGCTGGGCTTTGCTTTAGCGAACTAGCCGCAATGATCCCCGTCGCTGGGGGCGCCTATTCTTATACCTATGCGACGTTGGGTGAGTTCGTTGCCTGGATCATCGGGTGGGCGCTGATTCTCGAATATGCGGCTGGTGCGGCCGTTGTATCGATCAGCTGGTCGGCATATGTCGTCTCTTTTTTGCAAGGCCTCAACATTCATTTGCCAACGGCCCTTTTGGCTTCCCCCTGGCAACCGACGCATTTACCAGATGGAACCGAAGTCTATGGCTGGATCAATCTTCCGCCGTTGCTAATCATCGCGCTGCTTTCTGGTCTCTTAATTGTCGGAATCGATAAGTCAGCCAAGGTCAATGCTATTTTAGTCGCTATTAAAGTAGCCGTAGTTCTGCTTTTTATCGGTGTGGGCTTTGGCTACGTCCAAGAAGACAACTACAAACCCTTCATTCCACCCAATACGGGGGGCTTTGGAGAGTTCGGCTGGAGCGGAATCATGCGCGCCGCCGGAGTCGTTTTTCTGGCTTACATCGGATTCGATGCCGTCTCGACGGCGGCCCAGGAAGTTAAGCGCCCCCAAAGAAATTTGCCCATTGGAATCATTGGCTCACTGGGGATTTGCACGGTCTTATACGTACTCTTTGCTCTCGTCTTAGTGGGATTGGTCCACTATACTGAACTTAATGTGGCAGCTCCTGTTGCCGCTGCGATCAATAAGACCCCCTTCCTTTGGCTCAATGGGTTAATCAAACTAGCCATCATCGCAGGGTTGACGTCGGTCATTCTCGTCTTATTGCTTGGCCAGTCGCGTATCTTTTTTACCATGTCCAAGGATGGCCTTTTACCTCCTTTCTTTTCCATTGTCCATCCTCGTTATCATACGCCATGGGTTTCAAGCTTATTTTTGATGGTGTTGGTCGGATTATTTGCCGCCTTTGCGCCTTTGTCTCTGGTTGGGCATCTCACGAGTATTGGAACCCTGCTCGCCTTTGCTATCGTATGCGTAAGTGTGATTGTTTTGCGCAAAACCCACCCTGATTGGGAGCGCCCCTTTAAAACACCGTTTGTTCCTCTCATCCCTTTATTTGGAATTTTGACTTGTATGGTGTTAATGTTTTCTCTCGGGTGGGCCAGCTGGGCTCGCTTAGCGGTTTGGATTTTAATTGGACTTGCCGTCTATTTTCTCTATGGCAAGCAGAATAGCCATTTAGCAAAATTTGAGTGAGCGCTAAAAATAGATCTAATTTCAAGTGGATCGAGCATACCGCTGGAATCTGAAATGGGAATACGATATGCTGCAGTTTTAACGAATGTTTGAAGGAATTCTATATGGCAGAAGCAGATATTGGTTTGATAGGCTTAGCAGTGATGGGGCAAAACCTCGTCCTCAATATGAATGATCATGGTTATACGGTTGCTGTTTATAACCGCACTACTTCTAAGGTAGATGAATTTTTGGAAGGGACCGCTAAGGGTACACGTGTGATTGGTACCCACTCCCTACAGGAATTGATCCACTCACTGAAACGGCCCCGTCGCGTCATGTTGATGGTTAAAGCGGGAGAGCCGGTCGACGACTTCATCACACAGTGCCTTCCCTATCTGGAAGCTGGCGATATCATCATTGATGGCGGCAATAGCCTCTTTACCGATACCAATCGACGCTGTAAAGAGTTAAAAGACAAGGGAATCATCTTCATCGGAACAGGGATTTCTGGAGGAGAAGAGGGCGCTCGCCACGGCCCCTCCATCATGCCAGGCGGCAACCCTGATGGCTGGCCTCATGTAAAAGACATTTTTCAGTCTATCAGTGCAAAGGTGGATGGCGAACCTTGCTGCGATTGGGTAGGAGATGATGGTGCTGGGCACTATGTCAAGATGGTGCATAACGGCATCGAATATGGTGACATGCAGCTCATTTCCGAAGCTTATTACATGCTAAAGCAGGCCCTTAAGCTCAATCAAAAAGAGCTTTACACGGTTTTTGCGAATTGGAATAAGGGCGACTTAGATAGCTACTTGATTGAGATTACCTCTAAAATTTTTGATGTCAATGATACTGATGGTCAGCCGCTCGTCGACAAAATTTTGGATGTAGCCGGACAAAAAGGGACTGGAAAGTGGACGGTTATCAATGCTTTAGATTTAGGCATGCCTTTGACGTTGATTGGCGAGGCTGTTTTTGCCCGCTGCTTGTCGGCCCTAAAGGATGAACGTGTAGAAGCCAGCCAGCTCTTGCAAGGGCCGGAAGAGAAGTTTGAAGGCAATCGTGAAGAGTTTATCAACGCCATTCGCCAGGCGCTCTACTCCTCTAAGATTATTAGCTATGCGCAAGGATTCATGTTGATGCAGCAGGCAGCTACAGACTATGAATGGAAACTCAACTACGGAGCCATCGCCTTGATGTGGCGTGGAGGATGCATCATCCGCAGCCAATTCCTTGGAAAGATTAAAGAGGCCTTTAATCACAACCCCAAACTCAAGAACTTGTTGCTCGATAGCTATTTCTTGAAAGAGCTTCAAGAGAGACAGAAAGGCTGGAGAACCGTTGTAGCGAAATCGGCCGAGTTGGGGATACCCGCGCCTTGTTTCAGTACAGCTCTTGCCTTTTACGATGGCTACCGTACGGCCCAATTGCCAGCCAATCTCTTGCAGGCGCAAAGAGACTTTTTCGGTGCACACACGTATGAACGCCTTGATAAGCCGCGAGGCCAATATTTTCATACTGACTGGGCCGGAACGGGTGGAAAAGTGAGTTCGGGGTCTTATAACGCGTAAATTTTCTGGTAAAAAGCAACAAATGGAAGTTATTACTTCCGCTTGATATACGAGCCTCTTGCGAACAATTAGTTATTTGCAAGAGGCTCGCGCCTTTAAATATGCGCTGTTTTGCCAATCAGCCGCGTTTGCAAGCTGTTGCGTATCACTTTTCTTGATGCTAGCTAAATCAGTCGATCTTCTGCTCTCAAGGCATGCAGGCTTCATGCGCTTACACATTTCTTCAGTTGCATAGGGATAATTAGACTTTAATTAGAAAGCAAAAGCTGGGCAATCAGTGGCAGAGCTTCAGCCTTGCCAGGCTGTCAAGGAGGGCT
Coding sequences within it:
- a CDS encoding APC family permease, which translates into the protein MSLWRTKSLEFLTEEANSGDQKLERKLGAFSLILLGVGAIIGAGLFSITGIAAAENAGPAIVLSFLLASLGCVFAGLCFSELAAMIPVAGGAYSYTYATLGEFVAWIIGWALILEYAAGAAVVSISWSAYVVSFLQGLNIHLPTALLASPWQPTHLPDGTEVYGWINLPPLLIIALLSGLLIVGIDKSAKVNAILVAIKVAVVLLFIGVGFGYVQEDNYKPFIPPNTGGFGEFGWSGIMRAAGVVFLAYIGFDAVSTAAQEVKRPQRNLPIGIIGSLGICTVLYVLFALVLVGLVHYTELNVAAPVAAAINKTPFLWLNGLIKLAIIAGLTSVILVLLLGQSRIFFTMSKDGLLPPFFSIVHPRYHTPWVSSLFLMVLVGLFAAFAPLSLVGHLTSIGTLLAFAIVCVSVIVLRKTHPDWERPFKTPFVPLIPLFGILTCMVLMFSLGWASWARLAVWILIGLAVYFLYGKQNSHLAKFE
- the gnd gene encoding decarboxylating NADP(+)-dependent phosphogluconate dehydrogenase; this translates as MAEADIGLIGLAVMGQNLVLNMNDHGYTVAVYNRTTSKVDEFLEGTAKGTRVIGTHSLQELIHSLKRPRRVMLMVKAGEPVDDFITQCLPYLEAGDIIIDGGNSLFTDTNRRCKELKDKGIIFIGTGISGGEEGARHGPSIMPGGNPDGWPHVKDIFQSISAKVDGEPCCDWVGDDGAGHYVKMVHNGIEYGDMQLISEAYYMLKQALKLNQKELYTVFANWNKGDLDSYLIEITSKIFDVNDTDGQPLVDKILDVAGQKGTGKWTVINALDLGMPLTLIGEAVFARCLSALKDERVEASQLLQGPEEKFEGNREEFINAIRQALYSSKIISYAQGFMLMQQAATDYEWKLNYGAIALMWRGGCIIRSQFLGKIKEAFNHNPKLKNLLLDSYFLKELQERQKGWRTVVAKSAELGIPAPCFSTALAFYDGYRTAQLPANLLQAQRDFFGAHTYERLDKPRGQYFHTDWAGTGGKVSSGSYNA